The stretch of DNA CGCCTGGTTTAAATCCGGCAAAGACAAAGAGAATCCAACAGGTTGATCGTTAATAAACGCAAACAAGGCAAGTTCAGGTATGATTATCGGCTTCAGTTCTTTGGCCATATGATCCATTTCCGCATCTGTCATGGGCACAAAACCCCAATTTTTTTCCCATGCTTCATTATAAACATCTTTCACTATATTTACATCCCGTTTGAAATGTTTCATATCAATAGAGCGCAATTCAATGTTATATTTTTTCTTGATAATACTGACGACCCGCTTAATTTTTCCCAATTCTATATTAGTTTTACTTAAATAATAAGCCAACAGGTCTTTAGATTTTTGTAATCCGAATGATTCAAAAAGTTGCGAGTAATATGATGGATTGTATGTCATCATCACAACCGGAGGTGAATCAAACGCATCCACAAGCAAGCCACATGTATCGTTTATCGATGGATTAACCGGTCCCCGCATTCGAACCATCCCCTTTTCACGAATCCATGATTCTGCAGCTTCAAACAAAGCTTTGGAAATATTGGGATCATTGCGAGATTCGAAAAATCCAAAGAATCCGGTATTTTCCTGGTGAAAATTATTGTGATTGTCGTTTATTATTGCAGCAATTCTACCAACAATTTCATTACTTTTGTACGCTAGGAAGCATTGGATTTGGGCATGTTGATAAAAGGGATTCTTATTGGTGTCTAATAACTTCTTTTGATCCATAATTAGAGGCGCGACCCAATTTGAATCGTCTTTGTAAATATCCCAGGGTAATAAGATAAACTTCCTTTTATCAACCTTGCTACTGACGGGCTTTACGATTATACTTTCTGGCATTATCGGAATTGGTTTAACGTGAATAAGATATTAATTAAACTGGAATTTTCTTACTTGCTATACGCTAGTCAGGTAACACTGTTTACGAAACATTAGTCATATCAAGTTCTTTAATTATGCCAAGTTGTGAACCAATTTGAGAAAATACTTCGAGTACTTGATGCAATTCATCTTTTGTGTGTGTTGCCATATAACTTGTCCTAAGAAGCGCCTTTCCAGAGGGTACCGCCGGGCTAACAACCGGATTTACAAAAATACCATTGTCAAAAAGTAACCGCCAAAAAGCGAATGTGTTGGCGTCATCGCCAATAATTACCGGAATGATAGGGGTTTCAGTATTTCCAATATTGAATCCAAGTCGTGTAAATCCCTCTTTCATTATTTTGACATTTTCCCAGAGTCTTTCACGTCTTTCGGGTTCAGATTCAATAATATCCAGCGCTGCAATGGTTGCAGCTACAGCAGCCGGAGGCATACTAGCTGAATAAATAAGGGCACGCGAGTGGTGTTTAATATAATCCAAAACCAGTTTATCACCTGCTACAAATCCACCAATTGATGCAAAAGATTTGCTGAATGTACCTGTGATTAAATCAACTTCATCATCCAGGCCGAAATGAGAAGCCGTTCCTCGACCTGATTCCCCAAAAACACCTATGGAATGAGCATCATCCACCATAATTCTTGCATCATATTTTTTGGCTAATTTACAGATGCGAGGCAAGTCAACGATATCACCGCCCATGCTAAAGACCCCATCCGTTACAATTAATTTTCCGACATTCGAATTGGCTATATTAGCCAGTATTCTCTCCAGATCAGTCATATCATTATGTTTATACTTAAGTATTTTACTGAACGACAATCGGCAGCCTTCTAAAAGACTGGCATGGTTTTCTCTATCAAATACGATCGTATCACGTTTGCTGCCAAGGGGGGAGATCACACCTAAATTGGTTTGAAAACCGGTTGAAAAAATTAGTGCAGCCTCTCTCCGCATAAATTTTGCAAGCCTGTCCTCAAGCTCTTCATGGATATCAAGCGTTCCATTTAGAAACCGGGATCCGGTACAACCACTTCCATATTTTTCTACTGCCTTAATCGATGCCTCGATGACATGTTCATGTTGGGTTAAACCTAAGTAATTATTCGATCCGATCATGATTAAATGTTTACCATTTATTTCCACTGTATTAGCGGCACCTGAGTTAATAGGCTGAAAGTAAGGATAATAGCCTTCTTTTCTCGCTTTCCTGGCATCAAGATAATTAAAACACTTGCTGAAAATATCCAAGGCTATCTCCTGAGATTAAGGATAATATTTTCGAAAAAATAAATTGCATAAATTTAACAAAATGATAACTTAAAATCAACTCACAAATCACGTATATCATTATGTACAGTAGATAGTCCATGGCAAGGTTACAAAATTAATACTTATTATGTCGAGTTTAACAATAGGATTAACTGGCGCCAATGGTTTTGTAGGAAGCCATATTGCTGAATCCTGCCTTAAAGAAGAATTTCAACTAACTTGCTTATTAAGAAAAACAAGTGATACAACTTTCATACGTGATTTGATTTATACCAGAGTAACAGGTGACATTAACGATGAGAATGCACTTTCCAGGTTTGTCCGAAATCAAAATATAATAATTCATAATGCCGGTTTGACAAAGGCCAAAAATGAATCGGAATATATGGAGGTCAATGCCAATGGCACAAAAAATATACTAAATGCGATCCTCCAATTTAATCCAAAAATTCGACGATTTATCCTAATCAGTAGTCAGGCTGCAGTAGGTCCAACATCATCTAGCGAACCATTAGATGAGTCCATTCCCAAAAGACCCATAACCGCTTATGGCAGGAGTAAAGCGCGTGCAGAAGAAATATGTCAGGAATATTCTAATAAAATCCCAATAACGATTATTCGTCCACCGGCGATTTTTGGCCCCCGGGAAAAAGATATTTATGAATACTTTAGAATCATTAACAAAGGTATTCAACCTGTAATCGGTCAGGAAAATACATTTAGTGTGGTTTCTATTCAAAACCTCGTAAAGGGAATCTTAATATCGATTCATAAACAAAATAAAAATCTTGAGTGCTATTTCATAACGGATGAAGGAGATTACACATGGGACCAGTTCTCCTCAATGATTGCTGATCAGCTTAATAAAAAGCCAATAAAAATAAAAATCCCGAATTGGATAGTTATTATTATGGTCGGTATAAATGAAGTCTATAGCAAGATATTTAAGAAAGCTGTGTTACTGAATAAGGAGAAATTAAAGGAAATGAAGCAAACTCGTTGGGTGGTAAGCAGTCAAAAAGCAACCAAAGAATTGGGGTATAGACCCGTATTAACGACTAAACAGGCGATTGCAATAACTGTAGATTGGTATAAGGAGAATGGATGGCTATAAATATTACAATAAACTTTACTAAGAACCCGATAATACAATATTAAGTTTTTTATTAATTCTTTTTACCTCAGATTCACTTCCGACTTCATCATTTCTAAGTTGATAAGATTTAACAAGTAATATCTGCAATATTTTTTCTTTATCTACTTTGGTTCTGTAGAGGTAAACTTTGTTCCTTCTGTTTAAACCACTCATTTCAATTTGAAATACATTGAATGGCGTTATAAATGAAAACAAATTTTGAGGAGAAATTATCTTTCTTTCAACCATCCCCAAATTTACCATCCTACTCAATTGCCGGCCAAAGTTTTCAGCTGTAACTAAGTATGTTGAATCAAGAGAAGCATATAACTTCAGGTTTGTTGCCGTTGATTCTCCCCAAAGCTTCTTTAGAACTTCTAGCTGCAAATTACTTGGGATCAAATTATAGCGGAAGCCTTGTTTTTTTTCCCAATCGGAAGTTTTTTGAAATTGTGATAAAATCTGTGCAGGAGAAATCAACAAATTCTGACTGCCACCGCCTGATCTTAAGTCTAACGACTTTTCCAACTTCGATTTATAAAGCTCAGGAAAGATAGGATATAACGCTTCATACTGCTTTAAATAAAGTGCCTTGGTATTAAATTTCAAACCAAGGTCTGATTGATTCTGCATGGTTTTCAATAAATCAAATTTGGCCAGGTACAATCTGTATAATAAATTTTCGTAACTAGATTGTATGATAACCGAATCTTGTTCGGATTGATTAGTTCCAGGGATAATATCCTGAGAGTATAAACTTGTGACAATAAAACTCTGATGACACAAAATGATCAAACAGAATAAGAGGTATGTCTGAATAGATGTGAGGTAATTTTTCATTAAGATAGTTTCAGGTTCTTATACCTTTATTAGATTTAGAACGCAAACGATTTATATGAAAATATTATATTTTATACCACTATCTACCAAGAAAGATTCTCACAAACCTTATTAATATCTCATAAAGGGAAATACCCCCTTACTCTACCACAACTGCAGTACCATATACCATTATCTCAGAAGCACTTGACATCATATAACTCGTTGCAAAGCGAATTCCAACAATTGCGTTTGCACCTAATTCTCTGGCTTGTTCAAACATGCGATCCAGCGATTGCTCACGGGCCTCAGCCATCATTTTTGTATAATCTTCGATTTCTCCACCGATTATATTTTTGAAGACAGCCGCAATGTCCCTACCAATATGACGAGCACGTATTGTATTCCCTTGCACTAACCCTAAATGTTTGACAATCTTTTTAGTGTCAATTGAATGTGTGGTAGAACAAATCATTTCAACACCTCCTTATATCGTTCATTTCGCCATAGGAATAGCTTTTCTCTAATTATTGAAATAAATAACAAGACCATTCCTAGCATCACTACATAAATACCGAATTTTATCAAAAGTGGAATTTCGGTGGCTTCCCAAATATTAATAATTAAGGCATATAGTCCATATGTCAATAGTACTGATGCTCCTATTCCAAAAAGTAGCCAAGCAAAGTTACGCTCAATTCTATTATAAATACTTTGCCAATAAGTTAGCCAAATTTCTTGATCAGGTTCTTTTAATTTCATGGTTTGCGTCACCTCCTTTAATATCAAGAATTCTTTATATTCTTTCTGTAAATCCGGATATTTATTGATGAGGGTGTCTAACTCTATTTTTTCTTCAGTAGTAAATTCTCCATCGACTAACGCCATCATTAGGAGCCGACACTTTTCTTTTTCATCAATATTTTTTTCATTCATAGTTTACCGCGCATTTCTTCTGCTAATTTTTTTCTGGCATAATATAATCTAGACATGACTGTCCCAACCGGGCAATTAAGCAACTCTGCAATTTCTTGATAACTATTGTTTTGGAATTCTCTTAAAATTATAATTTCCCTATCCATTTCCGATAAGTTATAAATTGCGCTCCAAAGATACTCTTTTAACTCCTTTTGTTCATAAACTTCATCCGGACGGCCAAGTTTGTCATCACTCATATAGGTAATTTCATGTTCTGGTAATTCGGAGAAACTATAAGCCGTTTTCTTACGGTTTCTCAATAAATTGAAACAAAGATTGCGTAGAATTTGATAATACCAGGTAAAAAATTGCTTCCCGGACTCAAAACGTTTTATTGCCCGGAAAGCTCTTACAAATGCTTCTTGAGACATATCTAATGCATCTTCATGAGATCCGACAAATCCCAGTGCAACATAATAAGCTCGCTGCATATATCTTTTCACTATTATACCAAAAGCCTGTTTGTTCCCTGACTTAGTAAGAGATATAAGTCTTTGATCATCAAGTTTTTCAAAGACCGTATTTTCAGTTGTCAAATTTGATACCAGCTCAATTTCCTTTTATTCAATGGTTTTTTAATAGCCTCATTAAATTAACGAATTAGACGAATTTTGACAAGGCCTATTCAATCAAAAACAAAAATGAGTTTGATAAACAGTAGAAAACTTTTCCAGATGAAAAAATGGTATTAAACGAAATACACACAAATGACGAATATAAAACTATAATGATCTTGTATTGGATAAAAAGAGGAAGTGGCGATGTTTAGGGAAAATAAAGATCCTAATGAAATGCTGACAAGTTTTTTTACCCGTTGGCTAACAGAAGCTTTTTCAGATGTTCAAATATTTGATAGAAATGCTGTTTTATACATAGCAGAAATATTGGGTCATTTTGCCAATTCTGAAATACTCCATAAAATTCAGAATTTACAACAATTGAAATCAAATACTATTGTCGAAATGCTAATCCAGGCCGAGGACAAAAGTCAACCATCAGAACCGGGCTTTGATCCATTTGGAGAAAGAAATATCCGTAAACATGTAGCAGATTATACATTGTTTATGACCGGCATTTTCAGAGAATATATTGAAAAAATCGGAATTTTAGATTTATACTTTCACGAAGGTAGGAATTCTTACAAGCAAGTATACGAATTTGATAAAAGTATTTCAAAACCCAAAGCCGGCATTTTCGAACAACTTCATACAAATTTCGAACAATATTCCAGCGGCATAAATTACATGAAAAAAGTTTATTTTGATGCTAAAATGCCTGTTAATACCCCTCGGGACATCCTTAAAACCATTTACCTCAATTAGATTTTTAAAATAGGATAAAAATCCTATTCCTTACCTGACAGAATTCTTTCATAGTACTGCAGGTAATGTGAAATGTGAGTTTTTGAGGAAAATTTTTCTATGACAACCTTTCGAGCATTTCGACTAAATTGTTGATGTAATTCCGTATTTTCGAGTAAGCGAATGGCACTTTCCGCCATGGCTTCGATATCTCCCACCCGATGAAGAAATCCTGTCTTTCCATGTTCAACCACTTCGGGGATTCCTTCGACATTTGTTCCGACTACCGGGACTCCACAACTCATAGCCTCTAAAGCAACCAGACCAAAACTTTCTTTTTCACTCGTGAGCAAAAACAAACAGGCATCTGCCAAAATGCTTTCTACATAATCCTGGTTTCCTAGAAAGTGAACTTTGTCTTGGACGCCTAACTGTATGGCAACATCATTTGCCGCATTGCGATCTTGTCCTTCCCCGACAAGGAGTAATACGGATGGTATTTTCTTCTGAATCATAGCAAAGGTACGAATCACATCCGGCAATCGTTTTAGTGGACGAAAATTTGATATATGGACTATTATTTTTTCCTTATTTGGAGTGTAACATTGGCAATGATTTTCCGAATTGGGCGAAAATCTTTCAGTATCCACAAAGTTATAGATGACTTCGATTGGATGTTGAATCTTAAATTGTTCTATTGTTTTTTCCTTTAGGAAATTAGAAACTACCGTTATTCCATCGCTAGCTTCGATACTGAATTTAACAAGATCATAATATGAACTGTCAGTTCCCACTAAAGTGATATCTGTTCCATGAAGGGTTGTTATTATTTTAGGTTCATTAGGCATTAGCATTTGCTTGGCCACATAGGCGGAAAATGCATGTGGAATTGCATAATGCGAGTGAACAATATCCAATTTT from candidate division KSB1 bacterium encodes:
- a CDS encoding N-acetyltransferase, whose protein sequence is MPESIIVKPVSSKVDKRKFILLPWDIYKDDSNWVAPLIMDQKKLLDTNKNPFYQHAQIQCFLAYKSNEIVGRIAAIINDNHNNFHQENTGFFGFFESRNDPNISKALFEAAESWIREKGMVRMRGPVNPSINDTCGLLVDAFDSPPVVMMTYNPSYYSQLFESFGLQKSKDLLAYYLSKTNIELGKIKRVVSIIKKKYNIELRSIDMKHFKRDVNIVKDVYNEAWEKNWGFVPMTDAEMDHMAKELKPIIIPELALFAFINDQPVGFSLSLPDLNQALAKINGRLIPFGLPKILWYSRKIDMIRVIILGIRKKFRKSGIDSLFYLETYSRGVNIGMSRGEFSWILEDNYPMRHTLEKIGSKIYKTYRIFDKEF
- a CDS encoding aminotransferase class I/II-fold pyridoxal phosphate-dependent enzyme translates to MDIFSKCFNYLDARKARKEGYYPYFQPINSGAANTVEINGKHLIMIGSNNYLGLTQHEHVIEASIKAVEKYGSGCTGSRFLNGTLDIHEELEDRLAKFMRREAALIFSTGFQTNLGVISPLGSKRDTIVFDRENHASLLEGCRLSFSKILKYKHNDMTDLERILANIANSNVGKLIVTDGVFSMGGDIVDLPRICKLAKKYDARIMVDDAHSIGVFGESGRGTASHFGLDDEVDLITGTFSKSFASIGGFVAGDKLVLDYIKHHSRALIYSASMPPAAVAATIAALDIIESEPERRERLWENVKIMKEGFTRLGFNIGNTETPIIPVIIGDDANTFAFWRLLFDNGIFVNPVVSPAVPSGKALLRTSYMATHTKDELHQVLEVFSQIGSQLGIIKELDMTNVS
- a CDS encoding NAD-dependent epimerase/dehydratase family protein, producing MSSLTIGLTGANGFVGSHIAESCLKEEFQLTCLLRKTSDTTFIRDLIYTRVTGDINDENALSRFVRNQNIIIHNAGLTKAKNESEYMEVNANGTKNILNAILQFNPKIRRFILISSQAAVGPTSSSEPLDESIPKRPITAYGRSKARAEEICQEYSNKIPITIIRPPAIFGPREKDIYEYFRIINKGIQPVIGQENTFSVVSIQNLVKGILISIHKQNKNLECYFITDEGDYTWDQFSSMIADQLNKKPIKIKIPNWIVIIMVGINEVYSKIFKKAVLLNKEKLKEMKQTRWVVSSQKATKELGYRPVLTTKQAIAITVDWYKENGWL
- a CDS encoding YbjQ family protein → MICSTTHSIDTKKIVKHLGLVQGNTIRARHIGRDIAAVFKNIIGGEIEDYTKMMAEAREQSLDRMFEQARELGANAIVGIRFATSYMMSSASEIMVYGTAVVVE
- a CDS encoding sigma-70 family RNA polymerase sigma factor, with product MTTENTVFEKLDDQRLISLTKSGNKQAFGIIVKRYMQRAYYVALGFVGSHEDALDMSQEAFVRAFRAIKRFESGKQFFTWYYQILRNLCFNLLRNRKKTAYSFSELPEHEITYMSDDKLGRPDEVYEQKELKEYLWSAIYNLSEMDREIIILREFQNNSYQEIAELLNCPVGTVMSRLYYARKKLAEEMRGKL
- the bshA gene encoding N-acetyl-alpha-D-glucosaminyl L-malate synthase BshA translates to MNIGICCYPTHGGSGVLATELGIALANEDHHVHIISYSVPFRLRQFHPNLFFHEVNLISYPLFKHPPYELGLINKIAEVAKSAKLDIVHSHYAIPHAFSAYVAKQMLMPNEPKIITTLHGTDITLVGTDSSYYDLVKFSIEASDGITVVSNFLKEKTIEQFKIQHPIEVIYNFVDTERFSPNSENHCQCYTPNKEKIIVHISNFRPLKRLPDVIRTFAMIQKKIPSVLLLVGEGQDRNAANDVAIQLGVQDKVHFLGNQDYVESILADACLFLLTSEKESFGLVALEAMSCGVPVVGTNVEGIPEVVEHGKTGFLHRVGDIEAMAESAIRLLENTELHQQFSRNARKVVIEKFSSKTHISHYLQYYERILSGKE